A genomic segment from Nicotiana tabacum cultivar K326 chromosome 7, ASM71507v2, whole genome shotgun sequence encodes:
- the LOC142162266 gene encoding uncharacterized protein LOC142162266: MVKACDQCQRQRLISRRHEMPMNFVMEVEIFDVWEIDFMGPFVSSYDMTYILVAVDYVFKWIEAISLPNNEVKSVTTFLKKNIFTGFGTLRAILSDGGSHFCNKAFAGMLEKYGVKHKVATPYHPQSSGQVEVSNREIKNILAKTVNANMIVELEHKAMWALKKLNLDWAEAANLRLTQLNEMEEFRFHAYESATMYKKRMKFVYDRKIVKQEFKSGDLVLLFKSRLKHFLGKLKSK; encoded by the exons ATGGTCAAAGCATGTGATCAATGTCAAAGACAAAGGTTAATTTCTAGAagacatgagatgcctatgaactTTGTGATGGAGGTCgagatctttgatgtgtgggagATAGATTTTATGGGTCCTTTCGTAAGCTCTTACGACATGACATATATCCTGGTGGCAGTAGATTATGTCTTCAAATGGATCGAGGCAATTTCCTTGCCTAACAATGAGGTAAAGAGTGTAACCActttcttgaagaaaaacatatttaCGGGGTTTGGAACCCTAAGAGCAATCCTAAGTGATGGTggttctcacttttgcaacaaagcttttgccGGGATGCTCGAGAAATATGGAGTTAAGCATAAGGTGGCCACCCCTTACCATCCTCAGTCGAgcggtcaagtagaagtttccaataGGGAGATCAAGAACATCTTAGCAAAAACTGTTAATGCAAATATGATCG TGGAGCTTGAACATAAAGCTATGTGGGCATTAAAAAAGTTGAATCTTGACTGGGCTGAAGCTGCCAATCTAAGGTTGACACAACTCAACGAGATGGAAGAGTTCCGATTTCATGCGTATGAGAGTGCAACCATGTACAAGAAAAGAATGAAGTTTGTTTATGACAGGAAGATTGTGAAGCAAGAATTTAAATCTGGTGACTTAGTCTTGCTCTTCAAATCAAGACTAAAACATTTTCTAGGCAAGCTCAAATCCAAATAG